GGGATGCGGACCTCGTCGAGGAACATCTCGTTGAACTCGCTGACCCCGGTGAGCGTCCGCAGCGGCTGCAGCTCGATGCCCGGGCTGTCCATGTCCATCACCACCCACGAGATGCCCCGGTGCTTGGGCGCCTCCGGGTCGGTGCGGACCAGCAGCTCGCAGTGGTCGGCGACGTGGGCGTGCGAGGTCCACATCTTGTGACCCGACACCACGTAGTGGTCGCCGTCGCGCACTGCCCGGGTGGCCAGCGACGCCAGGTCGGAGCCGGCGTCGGGCTCGCTGAAGCCCTGGCACCACGCCCGGTCGCCCCGCAGGATGCCGGGCAGGTAGCGGGCCCGCTGCTCGTCGGACCCCTCGGCGGCGATGGTCGGCCCGGCGTGCAGGGTGCCGACGAAGGCGCAGCCCACGTAGGGCGCCCCGGCCCGCTCGGTCTCCTCCAGGAAGATCAGCTCCTCGGTGGGCGTGGCGCCCCGCCCGCCGTGCTCGGCCGGCCACGAGATGCCGGCGTACCCGGCGTCGAACAGCGTGCGCTGCCAGCCCAGGTCGTAGGCCCGCTGGGCCGGCCAGTCGTCGTGCGGCGGCGGCGACGGCAGCTTGGGGAGCACCTCCCCCAGCCACTCCCGCAGCTCCGCCCGGAACGCGGCCTCCTCCACCGTGTCGGCCAGGTTCACACGGCACCTCCCAGGGTCATGACGGCGGCTCCCAGTTGGGTGCGCGCTTCTCGGCGAAGGCGGCGGGGCCCTCGGCCTGGTCGGGGTGGCCCCACATGGACACCAGCTCCTGGGCGCCGGCCCGGCAGGCGTCGGTGAGGCCGAGCTCCAGCGCACCCCACAGCGCCCGTTTGGTCGCCGCCATCGCCGCCGGGCTGTTGCGGGCGATGGTCTCGCCCAGCTCCTGGGCCCGCTCCCGCAGCTGCTCGGGCGGGTCGACCACCTCGCTGACCATCCCCAGCTCGTAGGCCCGCTCCGCCGACATGCGCTCGTGGCGGCCGACGAACGCCATGCGCATCACGGCCTCGACGGGCATCTTGCGCATGAGCCCGATCGCCTCGATCGAGACGACCTGCCCGACCGAGACGTGCGGGTCGAAGAACTGGGAGTCGGCGGCACAGATCACGATGTCGGCGTCGGCCACCCAGTGGAACCCGCCGCCGGCGCAGATCCCGTTCACCGCGGTGATCACCGGCTTCCACACCTCCTGGTGCCAGGCGGTGAAGTGGATGTCGAAGTCCTCCATGCTCTGCCGGTAGCGCTGCATGCCCACGCCGTCGCCGGCGATCTCCGCCACGTCGACGCCGGTCTGGAAGGCCCGGCCGTTGCCGGTGTGGACGATGACCCGCACCTCGGGGTCGGCGTCGAGCTCCTTCCAGGCGTCGGCG
The genomic region above belongs to Acidimicrobiales bacterium and contains:
- a CDS encoding acyl-CoA dehydrogenase family protein gives rise to the protein MNLADTVEEAAFRAELREWLGEVLPKLPSPPPHDDWPAQRAYDLGWQRTLFDAGYAGISWPAEHGGRGATPTEELIFLEETERAGAPYVGCAFVGTLHAGPTIAAEGSDEQRARYLPGILRGDRAWCQGFSEPDAGSDLASLATRAVRDGDHYVVSGHKMWTSHAHVADHCELLVRTDPEAPKHRGISWVVMDMDSPGIELQPLRTLTGVSEFNEMFLDEVRIPVANRVGAENDGWRVAMVTFSFERGTAFVSELLGSMRLVDDLRALAGPADATVQRELAVVTAELDAQWALTKRNVSKAARDGGVGVGGSVFKLAYHRTRVRLGDLAMRVLGRAGLAMDDPLGLSPAGLDHVEQRLYALSLSIAAGTEQIQRNIVGERLLGLPKER
- a CDS encoding enoyl-CoA hydratase/isomerase family protein, with the protein product MGDYQHLIVERHGPVGWLINNRPDQLNAMNARMRDEFADAWKELDADPEVRVIVHTGNGRAFQTGVDVAEIAGDGVGMQRYRQSMEDFDIHFTAWHQEVWKPVITAVNGICAGGGFHWVADADIVICAADSQFFDPHVSVGQVVSIEAIGLMRKMPVEAVMRMAFVGRHERMSAERAYELGMVSEVVDPPEQLRERAQELGETIARNSPAAMAATKRALWGALELGLTDACRAGAQELVSMWGHPDQAEGPAAFAEKRAPNWEPPS